One Syntrophobacterales bacterium genomic window carries:
- the rplU gene encoding 50S ribosomal protein L21: MYAIIKNGGKQYRIAEGMKVRLELFPNAEGEEVDIREVLAVNNEAETLIGSPYVEGAHVQGKILSHGKARKVTTFKYKRRKDYKKKIGHRQPYTELFIEKIFVEALHGA; this comes from the coding sequence ATGTATGCCATTATCAAAAACGGAGGAAAGCAGTACCGGATTGCGGAGGGGATGAAAGTAAGACTTGAACTATTCCCGAATGCAGAAGGGGAAGAAGTTGATATAAGGGAAGTCCTCGCGGTAAACAACGAAGCAGAGACGCTGATTGGTAGCCCTTATGTCGAGGGTGCCCATGTGCAAGGTAAAATCCTCTCCCATGGCAAGGCGAGAAAGGTGACCACATTCAAGTACAAGAGAAGAAAAGATTACAAGAAGAAAATAGGCCACCGTCAACCCTACACCGAATTGTTCATAGAAAAGATTTTTGTGGAGGCACTTCATGGCGCATAA
- the recN gene encoding DNA repair protein RecN — protein MLTFLKVKDFAIIDEVRIEFDEGLSIITGETGAGKSIIINALSTLMNAKAPSAIVRNNTAQAEVSGHFFLGNKEFIVKRVIGISGRSKAFINEDPVTLGRLEEMGRKLINIYGQNEFQHLLNKDNYVRIIDNLLSLTEERKTFSEKVVALKLVRMECDTRKKEAEGKEKEICLLEFQINEIEKSTLSEEEEDKIREKLKLLKDAEKIRNGLDAITESLYGSDQSMHSVCKTLTSRLKPFSAIEMIDALRNRMEALSLEMEDIMSDVRAVEKVAFFDPAELEILESRLSLIFQLKNKYGKTYHEIKAFERSARERLVYLSALTDNIERLEKERGLLEKEVEDLAQALSDKRKEGIQAVEKSIVSELELLSIKGALFRIAMENKGDIDEEGMDEIELLISTNYGEPLKPLRKIASGGELSRIMLAMKRVVGGEEEKVLIFDEVDAGIGGMVADMVGKRLKALARKHQVICITHLPQIAVYGDHHYLVEKKQEGSGTKTGIRRLSGHERIGEVARMMGSANLTEKTLQRAEEMLRNVKKGLN, from the coding sequence ATGCTCACCTTTCTGAAGGTGAAGGACTTCGCCATAATTGACGAGGTGCGGATAGAATTCGACGAAGGATTGAGTATAATAACGGGTGAGACTGGTGCGGGTAAATCAATCATCATAAACGCTCTGTCCACCCTTATGAACGCAAAGGCGCCTTCCGCCATAGTGAGGAACAATACCGCTCAGGCCGAGGTTTCAGGCCATTTCTTCCTGGGGAATAAAGAGTTTATCGTAAAACGGGTAATAGGCATTTCCGGCAGGTCAAAGGCATTCATCAACGAGGACCCCGTCACACTCGGAAGACTTGAAGAGATGGGAAGAAAACTGATCAACATTTATGGCCAGAACGAGTTCCAGCACCTCCTGAACAAGGATAACTATGTTCGCATTATAGATAACCTATTATCACTCACAGAGGAGCGGAAAACCTTTTCTGAAAAGGTAGTTGCACTTAAACTCGTGAGGATGGAATGCGATACCAGGAAAAAAGAAGCGGAAGGGAAAGAAAAGGAGATATGCCTTCTCGAATTCCAGATCAACGAGATCGAAAAATCAACTCTTTCTGAAGAAGAGGAAGATAAAATCAGGGAAAAGCTCAAACTTCTAAAGGACGCAGAGAAGATACGGAACGGTTTAGACGCGATTACGGAAAGCCTCTATGGAAGTGACCAGTCGATGCACTCGGTCTGCAAGACACTGACAAGTCGCCTCAAGCCTTTTTCCGCCATTGAAATGATAGACGCGCTGAGGAACCGGATGGAGGCCCTTTCTTTAGAGATGGAGGACATAATGAGCGATGTCAGGGCCGTCGAAAAGGTTGCCTTTTTCGACCCTGCGGAACTCGAAATACTGGAAAGTCGGCTCTCCCTTATCTTTCAGCTGAAAAATAAATACGGGAAGACCTATCATGAGATAAAAGCCTTTGAGAGGTCTGCACGGGAAAGGCTCGTATACCTCTCCGCTCTTACTGATAACATTGAGAGACTCGAAAAGGAGCGTGGCTTACTGGAAAAGGAAGTTGAGGACTTGGCTCAAGCCCTGTCAGATAAACGAAAAGAAGGGATCCAAGCCGTTGAGAAATCCATTGTGAGCGAACTTGAGCTTCTTTCCATAAAGGGCGCATTGTTCCGGATTGCAATGGAAAATAAGGGCGATATTGACGAAGAAGGTATGGATGAGATAGAACTACTGATTAGCACCAACTATGGGGAACCGCTAAAGCCCCTGAGAAAAATAGCCTCCGGAGGAGAGCTTTCAAGGATTATGCTCGCCATGAAACGAGTGGTTGGCGGTGAGGAGGAGAAGGTCCTTATCTTCGACGAAGTGGACGCTGGTATCGGAGGAATGGTTGCGGACATGGTAGGCAAAAGACTCAAAGCCCTCGCAAGGAAGCACCAGGTCATATGCATAACCCATCTCCCCCAGATTGCCGTCTATGGCGACCATCATTACCTCGTCGAAAAGAAGCAAGAAGGAAGCGGGACGAAAACGGGGATAAGGAGACTGTCAGGACACGAGAGAATCGGCGAGGTTGCGCGCATGATGGGCAGCGCGAACCTAACGGAAAAAACCCTCCAGAGAGCCGAGGAGATGCTACGAAATGTTAAGAAAGGCCTCAATTGA
- a CDS encoding TraR/DksA family transcriptional regulator, whose amino-acid sequence MENERLEYFKKILLKTRAEILNKAKRLKEDSYSLGTDGIQDMADAASNSYTSDILMSISDNDLYLLKDIDGALDKIAHGTYGICEDCEEKINEKRLEANPVARYCITCKRHMEEKSAEKRGI is encoded by the coding sequence ATGGAGAACGAAAGGCTTGAGTACTTTAAAAAGATACTGCTGAAGACTCGTGCGGAAATCTTAAACAAGGCTAAGAGACTAAAAGAGGATTCCTACTCGTTGGGAACGGACGGTATTCAGGATATGGCCGATGCCGCAAGCAATTCATATACCTCCGACATCCTCATGAGCATAAGCGATAACGATCTGTATCTTTTGAAGGATATTGACGGGGCACTTGATAAAATTGCCCACGGTACGTATGGAATATGTGAGGATTGCGAAGAAAAGATTAACGAGAAAAGGCTTGAAGCAAATCCTGTGGCAAGGTATTGTATTACCTGTAAGAGACATATGGAAGAAAAAAGTGCGGAAAAGCGGGGGATTTAG
- the proB gene encoding glutamate 5-kinase, giving the protein MTNNAKTGNIKRIVVKIGTSVLLDKENHVSIGKIEKIAKQVKVLKDKGIEVAIVSSGAVACGMETLNLKKRPVEIEKKQALASIGQVSLMKMYKETFERAWMKVGQILLTHEDIKSKTKCLNLMNTMNTLLAMDIVPVINENDALSFKEIKFGDNDNLSALIAQLCCADLLLLLSDVEGLYEKDPNKYPMARMINVVPKIDADIERLAEGTKSEKSTGGMVSKLEAAKKAGFYGICTRIVHGDVQDCIIRTVGGEQIGTLFLPGKKLARSKWWTAFAFKPKGEVRVDEGAELAILHHGKSLLPSGITNMEGDFNRGECIEVVNALGDIIAKGITNYASSDILRIKGLKSADIERRLGYKYAEEVIHRDNMVII; this is encoded by the coding sequence ATGACTAACAATGCAAAGACTGGAAACATAAAAAGAATAGTGGTGAAAATAGGAACTTCGGTCCTCTTGGACAAGGAAAATCATGTCTCCATCGGCAAAATAGAGAAGATTGCCAAACAGGTGAAGGTTCTGAAGGACAAGGGCATTGAGGTGGCTATTGTATCAAGTGGCGCTGTTGCGTGCGGTATGGAGACCCTTAACTTGAAGAAAAGGCCTGTGGAGATCGAAAAAAAGCAGGCCCTTGCATCCATAGGCCAGGTGTCCCTCATGAAAATGTACAAGGAGACCTTCGAAAGGGCGTGGATGAAAGTAGGCCAGATACTCCTCACGCATGAAGATATAAAGAGCAAGACGAAGTGTTTAAATCTAATGAATACTATGAATACTTTGCTCGCCATGGACATTGTGCCCGTAATCAACGAGAACGACGCCCTCTCATTCAAGGAGATAAAATTCGGAGATAATGACAATCTCTCGGCGCTTATAGCCCAACTATGCTGTGCCGACCTCCTTCTCCTTCTTTCAGATGTGGAAGGTCTTTACGAGAAAGACCCTAACAAGTATCCTATGGCTAGGATGATCAATGTGGTGCCCAAGATAGATGCGGACATTGAAAGGCTCGCCGAGGGAACGAAGAGCGAAAAGAGCACCGGAGGTATGGTAAGCAAACTTGAGGCGGCCAAGAAAGCCGGTTTTTACGGTATCTGTACCAGGATAGTGCACGGAGATGTGCAGGATTGTATCATCCGTACTGTCGGGGGCGAGCAGATCGGGACCCTTTTCTTACCTGGAAAGAAACTTGCGAGAAGCAAGTGGTGGACTGCGTTTGCTTTCAAGCCCAAGGGGGAAGTTCGGGTCGACGAGGGCGCCGAACTGGCCATACTGCACCACGGGAAGAGTCTCCTTCCCTCGGGGATCACGAACATGGAGGGCGACTTCAATCGTGGCGAATGTATTGAGGTGGTGAATGCCTTGGGTGACATTATCGCGAAAGGCATCACCAACTATGCGTCGTCGGACATTCTTCGCATCAAGGGGCTGAAAAGCGCGGACATAGAGAGGAGATTGGGATACAAGTATGCGGAAGAGGTTATACACAGAGATAATATGGTGATCATATGA
- a CDS encoding cupin domain-containing protein has product MSNNVKMDAMFIKHPTQEGVFLKHFFCKEDNDRLNNLEVNIVPGFQIAPHAHEDSSEFFYVVSGQGEFMDDTEAKPIKKGDAFKAPQGMTHSIKNTGNETLVLFSTFSPATR; this is encoded by the coding sequence ATGTCAAACAACGTAAAAATGGACGCTATGTTCATAAAACATCCAACGCAAGAGGGGGTGTTTCTGAAGCACTTTTTCTGCAAAGAGGACAACGACAGACTAAATAATCTTGAGGTCAACATTGTACCCGGCTTTCAAATTGCACCGCATGCCCACGAAGATAGTAGCGAGTTTTTCTATGTGGTGAGCGGTCAGGGAGAATTTATGGATGATACCGAAGCGAAGCCTATCAAGAAAGGGGATGCTTTCAAGGCTCCGCAAGGCATGACGCACTCTATCAAAAATACAGGCAACGAAACTTTAGTATTGTTTTCTACATTCAGCCCCGCCACTCGATAA
- the obgE gene encoding GTPase ObgE, translated as MKFVDEALVHVEAGDGGRGSASFRREKYVPRGGPDGGNGGRGGDVVVTGKSYLTSLLDFRYKRIYRAENGKNGSGRNKKGRDGRDVYISVPLGTVVYDEKERSFLCDVTRDGESFIIAKGGRGGRGNASFATSVHRAPTRFEYGEEGEEKDLSLVLKLLADVGIVGLPNAGKSTLISRLTDAKPKIGDYPFTTLIPTLGVCRSDNDMFVIADIPGLVGGASQGKGLGITFLKHIERTGMILLVVDASSPDPESDYRILCHELSSYNEEIIGKKKILVLNKTDLVSHEETDKWEALFVSMGEEVIKVSALKGWGMEMLKDAIREKGTQRVI; from the coding sequence ATGAAGTTTGTTGATGAAGCACTTGTTCATGTGGAAGCTGGAGATGGCGGTCGGGGCTCGGCGAGCTTTAGAAGAGAAAAATATGTCCCCAGAGGTGGACCGGACGGAGGGAACGGTGGAAGGGGGGGGGATGTAGTCGTTACCGGAAAGTCATACCTCACGAGTCTCCTTGATTTCAGATACAAACGCATATACAGAGCAGAAAACGGCAAAAACGGCAGTGGCAGGAATAAGAAAGGCAGAGATGGCAGAGATGTGTACATTTCAGTTCCTCTCGGTACTGTGGTGTACGATGAAAAAGAAAGAAGCTTTCTATGTGATGTCACAAGGGATGGTGAATCTTTCATAATAGCGAAAGGCGGTAGAGGAGGAAGGGGAAACGCCAGTTTCGCGACTTCAGTGCACAGAGCGCCGACCCGGTTTGAGTATGGAGAAGAGGGCGAAGAGAAGGACCTCAGTTTGGTTCTCAAACTCCTTGCCGATGTCGGCATAGTCGGACTACCTAATGCGGGAAAATCAACTCTTATCAGCCGTCTTACCGATGCAAAACCAAAAATAGGCGACTACCCGTTCACCACGTTGATTCCCACCCTCGGCGTATGCCGGTCGGATAACGACATGTTCGTGATAGCCGACATCCCAGGCCTTGTCGGAGGGGCTTCGCAGGGGAAGGGGTTAGGTATTACTTTTTTGAAACATATCGAGAGAACCGGTATGATATTGCTGGTTGTCGACGCTTCGTCGCCTGACCCTGAGAGTGACTATAGAATATTGTGTCATGAACTTTCTTCATACAATGAGGAGATAATTGGCAAGAAGAAGATTCTTGTGCTCAACAAAACGGACCTCGTTTCCCATGAGGAGACCGACAAATGGGAAGCGCTGTTTGTCTCCATGGGAGAAGAGGTAATAAAAGTAAGCGCCCTCAAAGGGTGGGGCATGGAGATGTTGAAAGACGCCATAAGAGAGAAAGGCACTCAGAGGGTCATCTAA
- a CDS encoding TldD/PmbA family protein gives MNHEEIKRIEKGVKAAFDDYELFFLKEKIKKYESREKEIASAEIKEETGVAMRAVKGGRMVFSYTFDEGKEAIASLTSNTATILPFLEEDRDRVFPEMTVPCQESEIYDSKGLSTDDREKVALLMDMERTILEHDARIKTTRNCELQETEIETVILNSRGVRAEAKKTLYTLMAMCVAKDADEASWFDWSWAHSLRALDGASLGRTIAGRAVSLLSSKQINTGIYEGILTPGASCDLLDILASSFLAENLYKKKTRLADKEGKRCFSPLVSITDSGLTGMGTFPFDGEGTTSRVNPVVTEGILNGFLYDTYYGRKFGKPSTGNSVRSGLKDPPASAPRGFHIMKGKHDLNDRPLEGVIIAELMGTHTANPITGDFSLGATGYLKKNGSTTPFTGVILSGNLFELLTNVKGVGTDLTFYGAHGSPSLYVENLKISGI, from the coding sequence ATGAATCACGAAGAAATTAAAAGAATCGAAAAGGGCGTAAAAGCAGCGTTCGATGATTATGAGCTCTTCTTTCTCAAAGAAAAGATAAAGAAATATGAGAGCCGCGAGAAGGAGATAGCCAGTGCAGAGATAAAAGAGGAGACCGGGGTGGCCATGAGAGCGGTCAAGGGCGGCAGAATGGTCTTCTCATACACCTTTGACGAAGGAAAGGAAGCGATTGCCTCGCTCACGAGCAACACCGCCACGATCCTTCCGTTTCTTGAGGAGGATCGTGACAGAGTTTTTCCCGAAATGACCGTACCTTGCCAGGAATCAGAGATTTACGACAGCAAAGGTCTCTCCACGGATGACCGTGAAAAGGTGGCGCTCTTAATGGATATGGAACGCACCATCCTTGAACACGACGCAAGAATCAAGACCACGAGAAACTGTGAGCTCCAAGAGACAGAGATTGAGACCGTAATCCTCAATTCCAGGGGAGTCCGGGCGGAAGCAAAAAAGACTCTTTACACCCTCATGGCTATGTGCGTTGCCAAGGACGCTGACGAAGCATCATGGTTTGATTGGTCTTGGGCCCATTCGTTGCGGGCCCTTGACGGCGCATCCCTTGGCAGAACCATAGCGGGCAGGGCCGTCTCCCTCCTTTCAAGCAAACAGATCAATACCGGGATCTATGAGGGAATTCTTACTCCCGGCGCCTCGTGTGATCTCCTTGATATCCTTGCAAGCTCCTTTCTCGCGGAGAACCTCTATAAGAAGAAGACGCGTCTTGCCGATAAAGAGGGAAAGAGATGCTTCTCTCCTCTCGTCTCCATCACCGATTCCGGACTCACTGGGATGGGAACTTTCCCCTTTGACGGCGAGGGAACGACAAGCAGAGTAAACCCGGTAGTAACCGAAGGAATCCTCAACGGGTTCCTTTATGACACTTACTACGGGCGCAAATTCGGCAAACCTTCGACGGGGAACTCGGTAAGGAGCGGCTTGAAAGATCCTCCCGCTTCGGCTCCGCGGGGGTTCCATATTATGAAAGGTAAACATGACCTGAATGACCGGCCCCTTGAAGGCGTAATCATTGCAGAGCTCATGGGCACCCATACGGCAAACCCGATTACAGGCGACTTTTCTCTCGGAGCCACGGGATACCTGAAAAAAAACGGCTCCACAACGCCTTTTACGGGGGTAATTTTATCGGGTAACCTCTTTGAGCTTCTCACCAATGTAAAGGGGGTCGGGACGGACCTCACGTTTTACGGCGCCCACGGCTCCCCTTCCCTCTATGTGGAAAATCTCAAGATCAGCGGCATATGA
- a CDS encoding N-acetyltransferase encodes MLRKASIEDVKKIHSIVNKSASTGEMLARSLGELYDNMRDYFVYEENGTVLGTCALHICWEDIAEIRSLCVTENARTMGFGRMLVNACLEEAKSMKIKRVFLLTYQEEFFTKCGFHPADKKELPQKIWSDCIRCPKFPECDELAMIMTVP; translated from the coding sequence ATGTTAAGAAAGGCCTCAATTGAGGATGTAAAAAAGATACACTCCATCGTAAATAAATCCGCATCCACCGGAGAGATGCTTGCCAGATCCTTGGGCGAGCTTTACGATAACATGAGGGACTATTTCGTCTATGAAGAGAACGGTACTGTCTTGGGAACATGCGCCCTTCATATCTGCTGGGAGGATATTGCAGAGATAAGGTCTCTCTGCGTAACGGAAAACGCCCGTACGATGGGCTTCGGGCGGATGCTCGTCAATGCCTGCCTTGAAGAAGCCAAATCCATGAAGATAAAACGTGTCTTCCTGCTCACCTATCAGGAAGAGTTCTTCACAAAGTGCGGTTTCCATCCAGCCGACAAAAAAGAGTTGCCTCAAAAAATATGGTCGGACTGCATCAGGTGCCCAAAGTTTCCGGAATGCGACGAGCTTGCCATGATTATGACTGTTCCATGA
- the rpmA gene encoding 50S ribosomal protein L27 — protein sequence MAHKKAGGSSRNGRDSSGQRLGVKIYGGQAIKAGAIIVRQHGTKIHAGSNVGVGRDWTLYALIDGVVKFDSFGDDRKRVSVYPAE from the coding sequence ATGGCGCATAAGAAAGCGGGCGGAAGCTCAAGGAACGGAAGAGATTCAAGCGGCCAGAGGCTTGGCGTAAAGATTTACGGCGGCCAGGCTATAAAGGCGGGCGCTATCATAGTGAGACAGCACGGCACCAAGATTCATGCCGGAAGCAATGTAGGGGTTGGAAGGGATTGGACCCTCTATGCTCTCATTGATGGGGTAGTAAAATTTGACTCCTTCGGAGATGACAGAAAGAGGGTGAGTGTTTATCCTGCTGAATGA
- the rsfS gene encoding ribosome silencing factor translates to MDTKKKALLTGKFADEKKALDVAVIELAGLTDIADYFVLASGTSDRHVKAIADHVEKNMKDAGIRPYSMEGYQQGRWVIIDYRNVIVHIFMEQLRELYDLESLWIEAKRHRIEGENTQFEVTNGERKA, encoded by the coding sequence GTGGATACAAAGAAAAAGGCCTTATTGACAGGGAAGTTTGCTGATGAAAAGAAAGCACTTGATGTTGCCGTAATTGAGCTCGCAGGCCTCACCGATATTGCCGATTATTTCGTGCTGGCGAGCGGAACGAGCGACCGGCACGTGAAGGCTATTGCCGACCATGTGGAAAAGAATATGAAGGATGCCGGCATACGACCCTATTCAATGGAAGGGTACCAGCAGGGAAGATGGGTCATTATTGATTACCGGAATGTGATTGTCCATATATTTATGGAACAGTTGAGGGAGCTTTACGACCTCGAAAGTCTGTGGATAGAGGCAAAGAGACATAGAATAGAGGGAGAAAATACGCAATTTGAGGTGACCAATGGAGAACGAAAGGCTTGA
- a CDS encoding NAD(+)/NADH kinase, translating into MIKKKNTIHIVCKRRNENAMKTASKILDTFGHEHDIFLDEESARAVAYDKSVEREHIGDGATFIVVLGGDGTLLSVSRNLKGKDVPILGVNLGGLGFLTETSLEELPLMIDQAAKGQYKVSKRVMLDVSVRRAGTDIFEFSILNDAVITKDALARIIDIETYVDEEYLTTFKADGLILSTPTGSTGYSLAAGGPILYPSLENIIITPISPHMLTNRPMILSKDVAIRAILKSKDERVVLTLDGQIGFPLEYEDEVVAKESQHFVRLIKSSSKGYFEILRTKLKWGER; encoded by the coding sequence ATGATAAAAAAGAAGAATACAATTCACATAGTGTGCAAAAGAAGAAATGAAAACGCCATGAAGACAGCTTCCAAAATCCTTGATACCTTCGGGCATGAACATGATATTTTTCTTGATGAGGAATCGGCTCGTGCCGTTGCGTATGATAAATCGGTGGAAAGGGAACACATCGGCGACGGGGCGACATTTATCGTCGTTCTGGGGGGAGATGGCACACTCCTCAGTGTCTCCAGGAATCTCAAAGGAAAGGATGTCCCAATCCTAGGCGTGAATCTCGGGGGCCTCGGTTTCCTTACAGAGACTTCGCTGGAGGAGTTGCCCCTCATGATAGATCAAGCGGCAAAAGGTCAGTATAAAGTCTCAAAGAGAGTGATGCTTGATGTAAGCGTGAGAAGGGCGGGTACCGATATTTTCGAGTTCTCCATCCTGAACGATGCGGTTATCACAAAGGATGCGTTGGCCAGGATCATTGATATTGAGACTTACGTGGACGAAGAGTATCTCACAACCTTCAAGGCGGACGGTCTTATACTCTCGACTCCCACGGGCTCGACCGGCTATTCGCTTGCGGCAGGAGGGCCAATTCTCTATCCTTCGCTGGAAAACATTATAATAACCCCTATCTCACCTCATATGCTCACAAATAGACCCATGATACTCTCGAAGGACGTGGCGATCAGGGCAATACTCAAATCAAAAGACGAACGGGTTGTGTTGACCCTGGACGGACAGATCGGGTTCCCTCTTGAATACGAGGACGAGGTAGTTGCGAAAGAATCACAGCATTTCGTGAGACTCATCAAGTCTTCATCAAAAGGTTATTTTGAGATCCTGAGGACTAAACTGAAGTGGGGTGAAAGGTAA
- a CDS encoding glutamate-5-semialdehyde dehydrogenase produces MRPEELARAAKRASDICAHLTTEQKERALNALKGRIIKEKEYLFKENEKDIEEAVAAGLGKAMVDRLRVDRKVVNEMATSLADVAVLPDPVGEIVKMWKRPNGLHVGRMRIPIGVILVIYESRPNVTVEAFSLCLKSGNCVILKGGSEAHHSNMALYRLIKEALKEAAIPVEVAQLVETRDRAYIYDLLKVDELIDLVIPRGGEALIRSVVAESRIPVLKHYKGVCHTFVDLTADLDMARKVCLNAKIQKPSTCNAMETLLIHEGIAEAFLPGMADLLTKHGVRIKGCERTRWIVSGAEVATEEDWYEEYLDLILAVKVVKDMDEAISHIRKYGSSHTEAILTSDYGNSRKFLHEVNSSLVLVNASTRLNDGFQLGLGAEMGISTTKLHAFGPMGLEELTVTKFIGLGDGQLRT; encoded by the coding sequence ATGAGACCTGAAGAACTTGCGAGGGCAGCAAAACGGGCGTCCGACATATGCGCCCATCTTACTACGGAGCAAAAAGAGAGGGCTCTTAATGCTCTTAAGGGAAGGATAATAAAGGAAAAAGAGTATCTTTTCAAGGAAAATGAAAAAGATATTGAAGAGGCGGTAGCGGCAGGTTTGGGAAAAGCCATGGTCGATCGCCTGAGGGTGGACAGGAAGGTAGTCAATGAAATGGCGACAAGCCTCGCGGATGTGGCCGTCCTGCCCGACCCTGTAGGCGAGATAGTGAAAATGTGGAAGAGGCCTAATGGGCTCCATGTCGGGCGAATGAGGATCCCTATTGGGGTGATCCTGGTGATCTACGAATCCCGCCCCAATGTCACCGTAGAGGCTTTCTCCCTTTGTCTGAAAAGTGGTAACTGCGTGATCCTGAAAGGCGGTTCCGAAGCGCACCATTCCAACATGGCCCTTTATCGCCTCATCAAGGAGGCGCTAAAGGAGGCGGCCATACCTGTTGAAGTGGCCCAGCTTGTCGAGACTCGGGACCGAGCTTATATATATGACCTTCTGAAGGTGGACGAGCTTATCGACCTTGTCATCCCGAGAGGCGGCGAGGCTCTCATTAGGAGCGTGGTTGCCGAGTCCCGCATCCCGGTGCTGAAACATTACAAAGGCGTATGCCATACCTTCGTGGACCTCACGGCGGATTTGGACATGGCCCGTAAGGTATGCCTCAATGCCAAGATACAGAAGCCTTCCACATGCAATGCAATGGAGACTCTTCTCATCCACGAAGGAATCGCAGAAGCTTTTCTGCCCGGCATGGCAGACCTGCTTACAAAACATGGCGTGAGAATCAAAGGCTGTGAAAGAACGCGTTGGATTGTGAGTGGAGCCGAGGTGGCCACCGAGGAGGACTGGTATGAAGAGTACCTTGACCTCATTCTTGCCGTTAAGGTAGTAAAAGATATGGACGAGGCGATTTCTCATATCAGGAAATACGGCTCAAGTCATACAGAGGCGATTCTCACATCCGATTACGGTAACTCACGGAAGTTTCTCCATGAGGTGAATTCTTCTCTGGTGCTTGTTAATGCGTCTACAAGGTTAAATGACGGTTTTCAACTGGGACTTGGAGCAGAAATGGGTATAAGCACCACAAAACTTCATGCCTTCGGACCCATGGGGCTTGAAGAACTGACGGTAACGAAGTTTATCGGTCTAGGCGATGGACAGTTGAGGACATAG
- the nadD gene encoding nicotinate-nucleotide adenylyltransferase, with amino-acid sequence MAIGIFGGTFDPVHIGHMRAAEEIRESFGIEKVFFVPAYIPPHKRGRRVSDVDHRMEMLRIAVRNNPFLRLSELEIRRGGISYSIDTLETFEKRYGELYFIMGLDAFLEIDTWHRYEELFSHADFVIMLRPIDRDISDSAILPETVRRLVRKIDDTTLLHTTGKKIYLKRVTQLDISSTQIREALSRNESIRYLVPERVERFISERGLYRA; translated from the coding sequence ATGGCGATCGGCATATTCGGCGGTACCTTCGATCCCGTACATATAGGGCATATGAGGGCAGCGGAAGAAATTAGGGAATCTTTCGGGATAGAGAAAGTTTTCTTTGTGCCAGCCTACATCCCTCCCCATAAGAGGGGGAGGAGGGTTTCAGATGTGGATCATAGAATGGAAATGCTCAGGATCGCCGTAAGAAACAACCCATTTCTGAGGCTTTCAGAGCTGGAAATCAGAAGAGGTGGGATCTCGTACTCCATAGATACCCTTGAGACGTTTGAAAAAAGATATGGGGAGTTATATTTTATCATGGGGCTCGACGCCTTTCTGGAGATTGATACGTGGCATCGCTACGAGGAACTTTTCTCACACGCGGACTTTGTTATCATGCTCCGTCCGATAGACAGGGACATTTCAGACTCTGCGATTCTCCCGGAAACCGTGAGACGACTGGTGAGAAAAATCGACGATACCACGCTCCTCCATACCACGGGGAAAAAGATATACCTGAAAAGGGTTACTCAGCTAGACATATCTTCCACGCAGATACGGGAGGCGCTGAGTCGGAACGAGTCCATCAGATACCTTGTGCCCGAAAGGGTCGAAAGGTTCATAAGCGAAAGGGGGTTATACAGGGCATAG